The genomic segment TAGACATACTTCTTATGTGCAAGAAATTGATGAAGCTACAAATAAGGGTCTcacaaaagggaaaagaaattaaagaatataAGCAATGGATAAGATTAATATTTTCCTTGAAAGTTTAATTGTCTGGTCTCGGCGTAATAGGAGCATCACGTGGAGAAATGGGAAAGGATGCCTTTTTATCCTTTTAGGAAAGTTGACATCTCTAGCAAAGTTTAACTGATTGAGTAACTGTATaattaagaatatatatatatatataattgagtcCATGGAAATTGAATTCGTATTTTTTATCTTAGGGTATTTAATTTAACTGAAAAGGAATCTAGAAAACTCAGAAGGCACTGTTAttgacaattttttatttgttctgTATTGGTAAATTCATGTTTCTGATTTCTATGAGTGCCTCAGGATGCAGCGTAATAAGGGCCAATTTACATCTTCCAAGAAGTCTGATGGAGCTTACAGCTGGGGTACTTCTCAGGATTCAGGACAGGATGATAACCTACCGGATACTTCGTGAGTTTTCTATCAGTTTCCTGAGTGTTATTCTCTGcagtttctttccttgaaAATCTGGCAAatgtgtttttttcttttaccttcACACATAGTGCACTAGATCTATCATTTCTCCCTTTTAAAGGGtattctatttatttatctaatttttacaattttttggtagaatatcaaataaattatataattgtaGTTATTATATAATGTCATTTTCACCCTTTTTCAGGTGTACACACTGTGGCATTAGCTCAAAGTCCACCCCAATGATGCGACGAGGTCCTTCTGGTCCAAGGTCTCTATGCAATGCTTGTGGACTTTTTTGGGCAAACAAGGTTGGTGCCTCTGCTTTGATTGATAGTTCACATTTCTTCTCTTGTCCATGTTTCTGATTTACaattgagaaaatttgatGCCACATGATTCTGTTGGTACATTCGCCATCACTGTTCTCTTCAAACATTGGGTAGTTTTAGATGTACGAGTCACTTTTAACTACTccttaaagatttttttttaattgggaTTGATTGCAATTAATATTCCAATTAAAGGGTTTTAATGGCATCTCACTCTATAAAGTTATTGTCAAGGAATATAGGTTTAATATCCCAAATACTAAGCTCTATTCCCTGATTTCTACCTCATATAGTGTTGAACTTAAGATCCTGCATCCAGTGAGTCTTCTGCAACTTACCTTAATCGGTATACTCTTTAAGATACCTCCTGCATTTCATATTTGGTgtctaattttcatatttagtTCATTTACTTGGGCTGTGTTTCCTAATTGATCTCAAGCCTTTGATAGGAATCAAGTGCCCCCACCCCcccttccttctctctctgtctctgcTATATGCACAAAAACACATTTTACACAATGATGGGGATGAGGAATGCAGTTCAATCCTTGACTGGGTAGCACATGATGGGGATGGGGAATGTGGTTCCTGTCTCTGCCCTGCGCATTATGCAATAATATAATAGATAATATAATCTCTTGTGTACGTACAGGATTGCACTAGGTTTTTACTTCTTCTAGACTTCTCTGCCTTCTCCTATTGCTGACACCGTTCTCTCTCTCAGCGACACACGCACACAGAAATTTCTCTATCAAGAAAGTATTTTGCTCTCATCGATTATTGGGGGATTGGGCAGGGATAAGAACTTTTGTCACTGTCTAAGGTGGGGGTGACAGTTTCTCTGATTCAGGGATGGAGGTTGGGAAGGTCTGCCAATGTGGTGGGGACAGGGAATGCATTTTGCTCCCACTAAACCCATTGTTTACCTCTCCAGTATTGATTCTTGCTTTTAAGCTTTATCCACTGTTTCTTTATGCACATTTACTTATAAATTTGCTTTGAGTTTTTGATGTTATCATTTCTTTCTCCTCTGCTGAGCATTCAGTGTGCTACTTCTTTTGAGTTTTTATGATTGAACTTCATGTAGGGTACTTTGAGGGATATTCCGAAGAAAACGCAGGATCATTCCCAGACTCCAGTTGAGCAGGTATAACTTGTTACTGGGCTTCTTGACCTCTGTTCTAATTTATCCCCTTATACTCCTGCAATATAAATGTGGGTTTGCATATTTTTTCTGATATAGGGTGAAAGTGAAGCAAATGACTCAGATTGTGGAAATGCTATCCCCACGCAAAGCAATGTAGTTTCTTTCTCAAATGGTGATGCCTCAGCTTTAATTGCCGAGCACTAAAACGTCTGTGCCAATATGGCCAATTGAGTCAGCTAGGTCTTTATTagtaatttcttttaaacttGTCTTATATGTACAGATAATATAGTTGCTTTATCAATATACGAGGTTATATCTCCTCCTATTCCTTCAGTTAGTGGCTTTGCATGTGACTTATCTCTTTAAGACAAACTTACTTCGGATGTATCACATGAAGCTTCAAGCTCTCAGCTATCTACCTTGGGTAATTTTCATTGGCCATATGCTCTAATATATTATCCCCTCCCAAGAACTGTTGCTCTGGATGGACTATCTAAATCTCTTTTATATTTCAATCAAATGCCTATTAGTTAATGTAAAGGATGGATAATCAATTTATAAGATCAATTGGAGTTTATATTTTGTGCCTTGTTCTGTTCTATATCATTTTCCTGAAGGTGAACCTGGCAAGATTACCTTACGAGACTAAAGGGATAAAGGGGTGGATCACTGttggttatttttatgatacTACATTTAGTTATCCACTTGAAGGCAACAAGGCCGACCGTCTGCCACGGCCAGCCAACCAGACAATCAACTATGGAATGTCTTGATGTGAAGACGTAGTAGTAGTTCTGCTGGTTTTATTCTGTCGTTTGATGTGATTATTCGTTGACCTCCAGCAGTGTATTGTCCTTGTCTTGACCTCCTTACTTGTTGCTTCTCCCATAGTTGACCTCTTGAGGTTTGGAAGTGCTGTCAGTTTGATTCGCAGTGTCTCCGGTACACGAGATTTCCTCATCCACTGTCACCCCCAAAAAAGGCGAACAAATTCCTTATCTAAAGCAGCAGATGCATTGGGTTTGGTAGGATGTCGAGATCTATACTGCCCAAAAGCTGGAAAGCTTTTTTACCAATTTAGAAACTAGACGTATCTTCTCAAATGAGGTCAAAACTAATCTGGCCAAATGGAGCTTACCAAtagtctttttgttttttttgaaaggcaagCTTACAAATAGTGTTAACTCACTGTTTTTATTACGAACTTAATTTCCATAGGTGTCAGTTCACAACGCTAACGAATAAATGATGCCTTCACTTTTCATCCATTTACTTTTATCAAATTTctgaatttaaatatttttttctttactgtAAGATGTTAGAACATCTCATTTAACCATGTCATGTTTCCATAAGAAGAAAATAGTATCTCATCAGATTTGTCACGCATTGACTTATCGTAACTATTCTACTTATGGGTAATAAAAGTCACCGTTACCAAAACAGTAAAAAGAGTTGCTTGTGTAAACATTACACTTCAACTCGTGTTTCATGATATGACTATTAGAAGCAATAAAACTGCTTCTTATTTTGTAAGAGaaaaacgaattaaaataaaataaaacctttttttatataaaagttAGGCCAACGatattattattatcgatGTCCAAGTTGGTACGTCATCACATTATCGAAATAGTACCAAATTGAGTCCCCTCATTGCAAATAATCATGATACTTACTCACTGACTCTtacttttccaaaaaaaaaaaaatcataattatattcccattggatttttttattcGTATTCCCAAATTGCCACCATCATTGGGGCCCACCTTCACAAAGTTTTTCCATCATTCATCACCACAAACCCATGTGATCCATCAACTCCGCTGGACCCCACTTTATCCCTACATATCCTAGCACCGGTACTCCCGCGTAACACCCAATCTCaatagcctttttcttttttcttttatatatggAAAATGGAAACAGTAGTTCCCGACGAGACGGTACATTCTgtttctataaaaaataaaaaataaaaaggatttttttttgaaaaaaagagagagagagagagaaggaattTCCAATTTGAGTCTCTCTAAGGAAACACGGTTCACGCCCCTGCAAATCTTTAGCTATATTTAGGGTACTTTTCaacctttcattttttttttttttaatttttttctttcatttttgttcttcCAAATTCGATGCTTCTTCTTATTCAAGCTGAGAAAAGCTCTGTCTAGGGTTAGGGTTtagaaaataaacaatttagacaaaaaaataataaaagaaaatttgtcTAACCAGTAACCGGACGGAAGCCATGGCTCGTCAATGAAACAGGTGATAATCCCTAGCTCAGGGCTTCGATTTTCGGTGCAGTTGGTACGGTGCGGCCTTTGGTTGTTCCTTTTGTGGTTTATATATGGCGGCTGCGAATCCACAGCCCCTACAGGCCCGTCTGTTTGAAGAGCACGCCCAAGGGACGATACAGATCGAGGACGACGATGGAGAGTACGAAGATGACGCCATGGACGACGTGGAGGACGCGAATGTCAACTCCGTGAATGTGGCGGAGCATGGAATAGGAGTGGTAGGCGGCGTTAGTGGTGGCGGTGGTGGAGGCGTTGTTATGGCGTCGAGAACTAGCGAGCTTACTCTCTCTTTTGAAGGAGAAGTTTACGTATTCCCTGCTGTTACTCCTGAAAAGGTTTATATTTGCTTTCAAACATAATGTCTCTTTATTATTACTTAcatatttgtttgattttggCAATAATATAAATGTATATATTTGCTATTCTATTTGTTTTGCAAAGTAAGTTCGAATTTCGGATTTACACCCCTCCCCCCCCCAACCTCTCCTTTTTTATTCTCatttaaagtaattttttgaCGTGAGAATGTTAGCTGGAGAAGCAATAAAGTGGCCCTTTTCCCCCTAAAAATGCTTGAATATGAAGTTTATTATGCGGACTGCAGAGGCTTAATTCATTTCTTAGGATCTGTTTGACGGATTTAATTAATGTATATTTTAGCAGTTAGTTAAAGTAACTTTATTGAACAGTTATAGACTGCGTTATGGAAACCAAAAAACTGTCTTTGCTGATCATCACTTATGATACTTTTGATTTTCAATCCAATTCCATGCCTTGCTGTCCTGCTCTAGGTAAGAGTTGTCTTTTGATATTTAGTTGGAAAGTGGGACTTCAATTAAATTCTCCACATCTGATTCGGTAATTAtgttttttcttgtttaatcTGTATTTTCATCTGTGAAGTTACTGATCTTTTACTATTTTACTATAGTTAGCCTTTAATGGATTTTGTGCATCAGAGTTTTAGccaccttttttcttttcgaGGAATTGTTTGTTTTTGCTGTCTACGTGCTTCTTTTCACTGTTCAAGCAATaagtaatttattttactatagTATTCTTTAAATGGATTTACTGGTTTAGagtttcttccatttttttctaaagTACATGTGCTTGTTGGATTGCATGCTACAGGTGCAAGCTGTGCTGTTACTCCTTGGGGGTCGTGATATCCCCACTGGTGTTCCAACAATTGAAGTACCTTTTGATCAAAATAACAGGGTATTGCTGatgttaaaataattatgagtaattatattcaattactgtattttgtgtttttgtttcaTATATGATATTGGGCAGGGTGTAGGTGATCTTCCAAAGCGCTCAAATCTTTCAAGACGAAtcgcatccttggttaggttCCGTGAGAAGAGGAAAGAGAGATGTTTTGACAAGAAAATTAGGTATACCGTACGGAAAGAGGTTGCACAGAGGTATGAATTTTTCGCacttattttgtttatatctACCAGCATCATCttgaaatttaacatttttaactTATGAAACTGGCAGGATTGAGGTTGTCCTTTGATATGGAAGTTAAAAATGGAAATGAGAGAAGAGCTAtcaattattcaaaaattttgggaGCAGTGTAAAGGCTATGGGAATTTACTATAGGTTGCCATTTGTGGGAAGTGTGATTAATAGAGGGAACAGTTGGTCttgttttagttttaatgTAAAAAGCTTCCATGTATTCATGGTTCTCTCTCGTGAAAGAGGCAGGCATAAAGTAGGGCTGGGACTTTGATGTGCCTTGTTTAggtgtttatttcaattttacaatttaatgtactgattatttttttattagaataATAGAATAGTGAGTTGAAATGAGTCATTGAGAGGAGCCATATATATTAGTATTAAATGTATTACTACTCTTTTAACATATATTCCAGTGGTAGCAGTGCAGCTGATAATGGTGTTGTAATCTTCTTCTCTGTTTATCCTGGCAGGATGCATCGTAAAAATGGACAGTTTGCGTCTTTAAAGGAAAGTACTAGTACTTCAAGCTGGGATTCTTCACAAACTGGCGTTCAAGATGGTACACCTCATCCAGAAACTGTGTGAGTTCCAAGCTTGCACACTATTAAGTTATTTGGCAATGTTTATCATGAAGAACCTTTTAATGAATACTATCTTAAATGTGTTTTAGTGTCCGGAGATGTCAACATTGTGGTGTTAGTGAAAATAATACTCCAGCAATGCGTCGAGGTCCAGCTGGTCCGAGGACTTTATGTAACGCTTGTGGGCTTATGTGGGCAAATAAggtttgtttaatttagttttgaaTGATGCTTTCCTTAAGGATGTTTGATTCTAAGCAtgattttgttagttttgTGGCCtattatttgtatttgataGTTGAAACAGCATGCTTTTCCCCATAGTTTTCTTGATTAAGCATCATCTTGTGTAGGTATGCCTCAGAATAGTCTTTGGAATGTTGCTAATGTTggtaataattttcaactatcCTTTTGTTGTAGTGATTTATCATTTCCCATAACTGTTTTGTTGACTATACAGGGGACACTGAGAGATCTCAGTAAAGGAGGGAGGAATATTTCCATGGACCAAACTGAACCTGTAAGTGTCACAGGAGTATTTTCAACtttacaaatatttatttttattacctGCTACTTTGGTCAAGATTGGTTGAATGTATTATATAAATGGTATCCAGGAAACACCAATTGATGTCAAGCCTTCAATTATGGAAGGGGACTTCCCTGGTAACCAGGATGAACATGTACATAAAACTCTTCTCTATGTATTATGATCAAGCCTTTTGAGGTTGTCACTTGTTTCATTCATTCTAACATGATATGAAGTTTATGCAGGGAAATCCTTCGAAGGATGTCACTGATGGATCCAATAATGCTTCTATCAACCCCGATGAAGAAGTATGTTTTTGGATCCTAACTTATCGTGAATTCACATGTTTCTATTttgagatgaaaaaaattgtatCATGTACTGCACGTCATGTGGACATAAAAGGGAATTATTTGAACAAAAAGTATGCTTTAA from the Theobroma cacao cultivar B97-61/B2 chromosome 8, Criollo_cocoa_genome_V2, whole genome shotgun sequence genome contains:
- the LOC18591826 gene encoding GATA transcription factor 24 isoform X1 — encoded protein: MAAANPQPLQARLFEEHAQGTIQIEDDDGEYEDDAMDDVEDANVNSVNVAEHGIGVVGGVSGGGGGGVVMASRTSELTLSFEGEVYVFPAVTPEKVQAVLLLLGGRDIPTGVPTIEVPFDQNNRGVGDLPKRSNLSRRIASLVRFREKRKERCFDKKIRYTVRKEVAQRMHRKNGQFASLKESTSTSSWDSSQTGVQDGTPHPETVVRRCQHCGVSENNTPAMRRGPAGPRTLCNACGLMWANKVCLRIVFGMLLMLGTLRDLSKGGRNISMDQTEPETPIDVKPSIMEGDFPGNQDEHFMQGNPSKDVTDGSNNASINPDEEDLHESAEDLTNSLSMGIVHPSADDDEQEPLVELANPSDTEISIPSNFD
- the LOC18591826 gene encoding GATA transcription factor 24 isoform X3, which codes for MAAANPQPLQARLFEEHAQGTIQIEDDDGEYEDDAMDDVEDANVNSVNVAEHGIGVVGGVSGGGGGGVVMASRTSELTLSFEGEVYVFPAVTPEKVQAVLLLLGGRDIPTGVPTIEVPFDQNNRGVGDLPKRSNLSRRIASLVRFREKRKERCFDKKIRYTVRKEVAQRMHRKNGQFASLKESTSTSSWDSSQTGVQDGTPHPETVVRRCQHCGVSENNTPAMRRGPAGPRTLCNACGLMWANKGTLRDLSKGGRNISMDQTEPETPIDVKPSIMEGDFPGNQDEHFMQGNPSKDVTDGSNNASINPDEEDLHESAEDLTNSLSMGIVHPSADDDEQEPLVELANPSDTEISIPSNFD
- the LOC18591826 gene encoding GATA transcription factor 24 isoform X2 translates to MAAANPQPLQARLFEEHAQGTIQIEDDDGEYEDDAMDDVEDANVNSVNVAEHGIGVVGGVSGGGGGGVVMASRTSELTLSFEGEVYVFPAVTPEKVQAVLLLLGGRDIPTGVPTIEVPFDQNNRGVGDLPKRSNLSRRIASLVRFREKRKERCFDKKIRYTVRKEVAQRMHRKNGQFASLKESTSTSSWDSSQTGVQDGTPHPETVVRRCQHCGVSENNTPAMRRGPAGPRTLCNACGLMWANKVCLRIVFGMLLMLGTLRDLSKGGRNISMDQTEPETPIDVKPSIMEGDFPGNQDEHGNPSKDVTDGSNNASINPDEEDLHESAEDLTNSLSMGIVHPSADDDEQEPLVELANPSDTEISIPSNFD
- the LOC18591826 gene encoding GATA transcription factor 24 isoform X4; the protein is MAAANPQPLQARLFEEHAQGTIQIEDDDGEYEDDAMDDVEDANVNSVNVAEHGIGVVGGVSGGGGGGVVMASRTSELTLSFEGEVYVFPAVTPEKVQAVLLLLGGRDIPTGVPTIEVPFDQNNRGVGDLPKRSNLSRRIASLVRFREKRKERCFDKKIRYTVRKEVAQRMHRKNGQFASLKESTSTSSWDSSQTGVQDGTPHPETVVRRCQHCGVSENNTPAMRRGPAGPRTLCNACGLMWANKGTLRDLSKGGRNISMDQTEPETPIDVKPSIMEGDFPGNQDEHGNPSKDVTDGSNNASINPDEEDLHESAEDLTNSLSMGIVHPSADDDEQEPLVELANPSDTEISIPSNFD